The following are from one region of the Tenacibaculum dicentrarchi genome:
- a CDS encoding gliding motility-associated C-terminal domain-containing protein, giving the protein MKNLLFIILSTTVTFAQTAFKNMGTIQLHDDANIAFHTNLINDGSFENNKGTVGFYSDTEKLIVSGVKKATFYNVEIDVVNNLELESSLALTNELSFINGKVVTDKNNLAISLEFNKHRFYAGENDNNHINGYAMLRSKGTDEFIFPIGDSDNLRPMILPIQNKQNTFLGAYFYEDPNMPTTFSETFLTDSKQVFIDNVSKTEFWDLNGASNTSVTLTWNDRSDVAMLSKNSLEKLRVVGWSNINSQWEDLGAAEITGNLTEGSVTSNSFVPDNYQIITLASGFADSNNINLLISPNGDTKNETLVFRNLTKYDSNSLEIFNRWGNLVYNTENYKNDWTGESTGSFVVNSKDKLPAGTYFYILKYVVHGVSKTQKGWVYINR; this is encoded by the coding sequence ATGAAAAACTTACTTTTTATCATTTTATCCACTACAGTAACCTTTGCTCAAACGGCATTTAAAAATATGGGTACTATTCAGTTACATGATGATGCAAATATTGCTTTTCATACCAATTTAATTAATGATGGAAGTTTTGAAAATAACAAAGGAACAGTAGGTTTTTATAGTGATACCGAAAAGTTGATAGTTTCAGGAGTTAAAAAAGCGACTTTTTATAATGTAGAAATTGATGTTGTAAATAATTTGGAGTTAGAAAGTTCACTAGCCCTTACTAATGAATTAAGTTTTATTAATGGAAAAGTTGTTACAGATAAAAATAATCTAGCTATTTCTTTAGAATTTAATAAACATCGTTTTTATGCAGGTGAAAACGATAATAATCATATTAACGGTTATGCAATGCTAAGAAGTAAAGGAACTGATGAATTTATATTTCCAATTGGAGATAGCGACAATCTGCGCCCAATGATATTACCTATTCAAAACAAGCAAAACACTTTTTTAGGTGCTTATTTTTATGAAGACCCAAATATGCCAACAACTTTTTCTGAAACTTTTTTAACAGATAGTAAGCAAGTCTTTATTGATAATGTTAGTAAAACAGAATTTTGGGATTTAAACGGTGCATCAAATACAAGTGTTACTCTGACCTGGAATGATCGTAGTGATGTAGCTATGCTATCAAAAAATAGTCTTGAAAAATTAAGAGTTGTAGGTTGGAGTAATATAAATAGCCAATGGGAAGACCTCGGTGCAGCCGAAATAACAGGAAATTTAACAGAAGGATCGGTAACATCAAATAGTTTTGTTCCTGATAATTATCAAATTATAACCTTAGCATCGGGCTTTGCTGATTCAAATAATATAAACCTTTTGATATCACCAAATGGCGATACAAAAAATGAAACATTAGTTTTTAGAAACTTAACAAAATACGATAGCAATAGTTTAGAAATTTTTAACCGTTGGGGTAATCTTGTTTATAATACAGAGAATTATAAAAATGATTGGACAGGAGAATCTACGGGTAGTTTTGTAGTAAATTCCAAAGATAAATTACCTGCGGGTACGTATTTTTACATCTTAAAATATGTAGTTCACGGAGTTTCTAAAACACAAAAAGGGTGGGTTTATATTAATAGGTAA
- a CDS encoding NADP-dependent isocitrate dehydrogenase has product MSKIAKIMYTKTDEAPALATRSFLPIVKAFTKSSDIAIETKDISLAGRILANFSDFLTEEQQVEDALAFLGELAKKPEANIIKLPNISASVPQLKAAIKELQSLGYALPDFPEEANTDDEKAILARYNKIKGSAVNPVLREGNSDRRAPKAVKNYARKNPHSMGAWSSSSKTHVSTMSTGDFAHTEKSVTVNNATDVKIVHTDATGNKTTLKEKVSLLDGEVIDASVMNKKALLAFLDEQITDTKAQGLLLSLHMKATMMKVSDPIIFGHAVRVFFKDLFTKHSATFEQIGVDVNNGFGNLLSNLEELSEDKKAEILADIEAIYAKNADVAMVNSDKGITNLHVPSDIIIDASMPAMIRTSGQMWNKEGKQQDTKAVIPDSSYAGLYQETIDFCKKNGAFDPTTMGTVPNVGLMAQKAEEYGSHDKTFEIPTNGTVDVINANGTVLISHEVEQGDIWRMCQTKDAPVKDWVKLAVTRARASQTPAIFWLGKERAHDAEIIKKVEKYLQDHNTDGLDIQILSQVDATKYTLERVKDGKDTISVTGNVLRDYLTDLFPILELGTSAKMLSIVPLMNGGGLFETGAGGSAPKHVEQLVNENHLRWDSLGEFLALAVSLEHLGETNNNSKAKVLAETLDDATDKLLDNKKGPSRKTGELDNRGSHFYIAMYWAQALAAQNKDADLKAQFTPIAEKLVENEAVIVNELNKVQGNTINIGGYYQPNEDLTNVIMKPSEALNSILNAI; this is encoded by the coding sequence ATGAGCAAAATAGCAAAAATTATGTACACCAAAACGGATGAAGCTCCTGCGTTAGCTACTCGTTCGTTTTTACCGATTGTAAAAGCTTTTACAAAATCATCTGATATAGCAATAGAAACCAAAGATATTTCTTTAGCTGGGCGTATTCTTGCTAATTTTTCTGATTTCTTAACCGAAGAACAACAAGTAGAAGATGCTTTAGCTTTTTTAGGTGAATTAGCTAAAAAGCCAGAAGCAAATATTATTAAATTACCTAATATTTCGGCTTCTGTACCTCAGTTAAAAGCTGCTATTAAAGAATTACAATCATTAGGATATGCTTTACCTGATTTTCCTGAAGAAGCAAATACAGATGATGAAAAAGCTATTTTAGCTCGTTATAATAAAATTAAAGGGTCGGCGGTAAACCCTGTTTTACGTGAAGGAAACTCTGACCGTAGAGCGCCAAAAGCTGTAAAAAATTACGCTCGTAAAAACCCGCATTCAATGGGTGCATGGTCTTCATCTTCTAAAACTCATGTATCAACAATGAGTACTGGAGATTTTGCTCATACCGAAAAATCTGTAACAGTTAACAATGCTACTGATGTAAAAATTGTACATACAGATGCTACTGGAAATAAAACAACTTTAAAAGAAAAAGTTTCTTTATTAGATGGTGAAGTTATTGATGCTTCTGTCATGAATAAAAAAGCCTTATTAGCTTTTTTAGATGAACAAATTACAGATACTAAAGCACAAGGTTTATTACTTTCTTTACACATGAAAGCAACTATGATGAAGGTTTCTGACCCTATTATATTTGGTCATGCTGTACGTGTTTTCTTTAAAGATTTATTTACTAAACACAGTGCTACTTTTGAACAAATTGGTGTGGATGTAAACAACGGATTCGGAAATTTACTTAGTAATTTAGAAGAATTATCTGAAGATAAAAAAGCTGAAATTTTAGCTGATATTGAAGCTATTTATGCTAAAAATGCTGATGTAGCAATGGTAAATTCTGATAAAGGAATTACTAATTTACATGTACCTTCGGATATAATTATTGATGCTTCTATGCCTGCAATGATTCGTACTTCTGGGCAAATGTGGAATAAAGAAGGAAAACAACAAGATACAAAAGCTGTAATTCCTGATAGTTCATACGCTGGTTTATATCAAGAAACTATTGATTTCTGTAAAAAGAACGGCGCTTTTGACCCTACAACAATGGGGACTGTTCCTAATGTTGGTTTAATGGCTCAAAAAGCTGAAGAATATGGCTCGCATGACAAAACTTTTGAAATTCCTACTAACGGAACTGTTGATGTAATTAATGCTAACGGAACTGTTTTAATTTCTCATGAAGTTGAACAAGGTGATATCTGGAGAATGTGTCAAACAAAAGATGCACCTGTTAAAGACTGGGTAAAATTAGCTGTTACACGTGCTAGAGCTTCTCAAACTCCTGCTATTTTCTGGTTAGGTAAAGAAAGAGCGCATGATGCTGAAATCATCAAAAAGGTAGAGAAATATTTACAAGACCATAATACTGATGGTTTAGATATTCAAATTCTATCGCAAGTAGATGCAACTAAATACACTTTAGAAAGAGTTAAAGACGGAAAAGATACTATTTCGGTAACAGGAAATGTTTTACGTGATTATTTAACCGATTTATTCCCTATTTTAGAATTAGGAACTTCGGCAAAAATGCTTTCTATTGTTCCGTTAATGAATGGTGGTGGTTTATTTGAAACTGGTGCTGGTGGTTCTGCCCCTAAACACGTTGAACAATTAGTTAATGAAAACCATTTACGTTGGGACTCATTAGGTGAATTTTTAGCTTTAGCAGTTTCTTTAGAACATTTAGGAGAAACTAATAATAATAGTAAAGCTAAAGTTTTAGCTGAAACCTTAGATGATGCTACTGATAAATTATTAGATAACAAAAAAGGACCTTCAAGAAAAACAGGTGAATTAGATAATAGAGGTTCTCATTTTTATATAGCAATGTACTGGGCACAAGCATTAGCTGCTCAAAATAAAGATGCTGATTTAAAAGCTCAATTTACACCTATTGCTGAAAAGCTAGTAGAAAATGAAGCAGTAATTGTAAATGAATTGAATAAAGTTCAAGGAAATACAATTAATATTGGTGGGTATTACCAACCAAATGAGGATTTAACTAATGTTATTATGAAACCTAGTGAAGCTTTAAATAGTATTTTAAACGCTATTTAA
- the rplS gene encoding 50S ribosomal protein L19, producing MDLVKFVQDEFVTRNELPQFAAGDTITVYYEIKEGSKTRTQFFRGVVIQKRGVGASETFTIRKMSGTVGVERIFPINLPAIQKIEVNKQGKVRRARIFYFRDLTGKKARIKERRS from the coding sequence ATGGATTTAGTAAAGTTTGTTCAAGACGAATTTGTAACAAGAAACGAATTACCTCAATTTGCAGCTGGAGACACTATTACTGTGTACTACGAAATTAAGGAAGGAAGTAAAACTCGTACGCAGTTTTTTAGAGGTGTAGTTATTCAAAAAAGAGGTGTTGGTGCTTCTGAAACTTTTACTATCAGAAAAATGTCTGGTACTGTAGGAGTAGAACGTATCTTCCCTATTAACTTACCTGCTATTCAAAAAATTGAAGTAAATAAACAAGGTAAAGTACGTAGAGCTCGTATCTTTTACTTTAGAGACCTTACTGGTAAGAAAGCAAGAATTAAAGAAAGAAGAAGTTAG